In Pongo abelii isolate AG06213 chromosome 22, NHGRI_mPonAbe1-v2.0_pri, whole genome shotgun sequence, the following are encoded in one genomic region:
- the TCP10L gene encoding T-complex protein 10A homolog 1, with translation MLAGQLEARDPKEGTHPEDPCPGAGTVMEKTAVAAEVLMEDYNAGETPPLQQQIIRLHQELGRQKSLWADVHGKLRRRIDALREQNMELREKLRALQLQRWKARKKSAASPHVGQESHTLALEPAFGKISPLSADEETMPKYVGRKNQSATLLGQRSSSNNSAPPKPMSLKIERINSWKTPPQEKRDKSLSGRRQDRRATPTGRPTPCVERRGVSEDGKVASDTCVTLHGLHGKFRFR, from the exons ATGCTGGCGGGTCAACTCGAGGCCAGGGACCCCAAGGAGGGCACCCACCCAGAGGACCCGTGCCCAGGAGCTGGGACTGTCATGGAGAAGACAGCTGTGGCAGCCGAGGTTCTAATGGAGGACTACAATGCCGGGGAGACACCA CCATTACAGCAGCAGATCATCAGACTCCACCAAGAGCTTGGGAGACAGAAGTCTCTGTGGGCTGATGTTCACGGAAAACTCCGGAGGCGTATAGATGCTTTGAGGGAGCAGAACATGGAGCTCCGAGAAAAGCTGAGAGCTCTGCAGCTGCAGCGGTGGAAAGCCAGGAAGAAATCTGCAGCGTCCCCACACGTGGGGCAAGAATCGCACACTCTG GCATTGGAACCTGCTTTTGGAAAAATTTCACCTCTGTCAGCTGATGAAGAGACAATGCCCAAATATGTTGGCCGCAAGAATCAGAGTGCCACTCTCCTGGGACAAAGATCGTCATCTAACAATTCAGCTCCTCCAAAG CCAATGAGTTTAAAGATAGAAAGAATTAACTCGTGGAAAACACCACCACAGGAAAAGAGAGATAAAAGTCTTTCTGGGAGACGTCAAGACAGAAGAGCAACACCTACTGGAAGGCCGACTCCCTGTGTAGAGAGACGGGGGGTGTCTGAAGATGGAAAGGTGGCCTCGGACACCTGTGTCACTCTACACGGGCTGCATGGCAAATTCAGATTCAGATAA